The following are from one region of the Hyphomicrobium album genome:
- a CDS encoding SDR family NAD(P)-dependent oxidoreductase encodes MPGRGSSLAGKVAIVTGAARGIGRAIAVEFAANGADVVALDIAGPVSPTADAIPATEAELAETVAGIQHYGRRAMAIKADIRDIAALRRIADQVEAAYGKIDIVVANAAIQGWKPLMEMEDNDWHDQIENNLNGTANTVRAFGPKMAARKKGRLILLASMQGRMGTKDGAAYSASKWGILGLMKSAALELGAYNITVNAILPGLVGTALTHNEQRYRAAIAQSNRPSPAYPTAQEAWDARAPTVPLQVGWLQPEDISPVAVFLASDAAALVTGAEFAATGGDAAKVS; translated from the coding sequence ATGCCCGGTCGAGGATCATCCCTTGCAGGAAAGGTCGCGATCGTCACCGGCGCCGCGCGTGGAATCGGCCGCGCTATCGCCGTCGAGTTTGCGGCAAACGGCGCCGACGTCGTTGCGCTCGACATCGCCGGGCCGGTGAGCCCGACCGCTGATGCGATCCCCGCGACGGAAGCGGAGCTCGCCGAAACCGTTGCCGGCATCCAGCACTACGGCCGCCGCGCCATGGCGATCAAAGCCGATATTCGCGACATCGCCGCGCTTCGCCGGATCGCCGATCAGGTCGAGGCCGCCTATGGCAAGATCGACATCGTCGTAGCCAACGCTGCCATACAGGGCTGGAAGCCGCTGATGGAAATGGAGGACAACGATTGGCACGACCAGATCGAGAATAATCTCAACGGTACCGCCAACACCGTTCGCGCCTTCGGTCCGAAGATGGCCGCGCGCAAGAAGGGCCGGTTGATCTTGCTTGCGTCCATGCAGGGACGCATGGGTACGAAGGACGGTGCCGCCTACTCGGCGTCGAAGTGGGGCATCCTCGGCCTGATGAAGTCCGCGGCGTTGGAGCTCGGTGCCTACAATATTACCGTCAACGCCATCCTGCCCGGTCTGGTCGGTACCGCGCTCACTCACAACGAGCAGCGCTACCGCGCGGCGATCGCGCAATCGAACCGACCATCACCCGCATATCCAACGGCGCAGGAGGCCTGGGACGCGCGAGCCCCGACCGTCCCGCTGCAAGTTGGCTGGCTGCAGCCGGAAGACATCTCCCCTGTCGCTGTCTTCCTTGCCTCAGACGCGGCGGCACTTGTGACGGGAGCAGAGTTCGCCGCGACGGGAGGCGACGCGGCCAAGGTCAGCTGA